A single Lactuca sativa cultivar Salinas chromosome 8, Lsat_Salinas_v11, whole genome shotgun sequence DNA region contains:
- the LOC111904073 gene encoding probable pectinesterase/pectinesterase inhibitor 33 codes for MASINFISSCCLYVFILSSSFNLLIQATEESGGDINWWCQTTPHPNQCNYFLGRGRGHHTPPKHRADFRMRVLQAAIDNANEAQGCAKNLGEMCSTTVTKAVWNDCYQLLNNTISQLNQTVIGLKNNRSSDFDAQTWLSAALTNLQTCFTGCVELNVTDLVTPIRSSNLTEMISNSLAINHLFLKQKSSSDQTDDFPGWVTRHDRRLLTTATIQSIANVTVSKAAGSRFPTIQSALDYAGSIERLNQRFIIYIKSGVYNENILIGSDFNNIMFVGDGIRYTIISGNRSVAGGSTTYSSATVGVDGSGFFARGITFRNTAGPEGAQAVALRSASDLSVFYACSFEGYQDTLFTVSQRQFYKLCYISGTVDFIFGNAAVVFQNCVILVRKPLNGQANMITAQGRGDPFQNTGISIHNCRVVPSPDLIPVVGSVQTYLGRPWQEFSRTVFLKTYMDSFINPKGWSPWGNTDFAFSTLYYGEYSCFGSGAALENRVNWTGYHAQMSLSEAYDFTVEGLIAGRQWLPATGVSFTAGM; via the exons ATGGCTTCGATTAACTTCATTTCATCGTGTTGTTTGTACGTGTTCATCTTATCTTCGTCATTTAATTTGCTTATACAAGCGACGGAGGAGTCCGGCGGCGATATAAACTGGTGGTGCCAAACAACTCCTCATCCTAACCAATGCAACTACTTTCTGGGTCGGGGTCGTGGTCACCATACTCCGCCGAAACACCGGGCCGATTTTCGAATGCGGGTTTTACAGGCGGCGATCGATAACGCTAACGAGGCTCAGGGATGTGCAAAAAACCTCGGGGAGATGTGTTCAACCACCGTGACGAAAGCTGTATGGAACGACTGCTACCAACTTCTCAATAACACTATTTCCCAACTCAACCAAACGGTAATCGGCCTGAAAAACAACCGGAGCTCTGACTTCGACGCCCAGACGTGGCTGAGCGCCGCCCTGACAAACCTCCAGACTTGTTTTACCGGTTGCGTTGAACTGAACGTGACTGACTTGGTAACTCCGATCAGGTCGAGTAACTTGACAGAGATGATAAGCAACAGTCTGGCCATAAATCACTTGTTCTTGAAGCAAAAATCGAGTTCCGATCAAACAGATGATTTCCCGGGTTGGGTAACACGCCATGACCGGAGACTGCTGACGACAGCGACAATCCAGTCGATTGCGAACGTGACGGTGTCTAAAGCTGCAGGGAGTAGGTTTCCCACCATTCAATCGGCTCTTGATTATGCCGGAAGTATCGAGCGTCTAAATCAGAGATTTATAATCTACATAAAATCAGGCGTATATAATGAAAACATTCTGATTGGAAGCGATTTTAATAACATCATGTTTGTGGGTGATGGAATCAGATACACCATTATCAGCGGTAACCGGAGCGTCGCCGGAGGTTCCACAACTTATAGCTCAGCAACCGTCG GCGTGGATGGATCAGGATTCTTTGCACGTGGCATAACATTCAGAAACACTGCCGGCCCCGAAGGAGCTCAAGCGGTGGCCCTCCGATCAGCCTCCGATCTTTCTGTCTTCTACGCTTGTAGCTTTGAAGGCTATCAAGACACTCTGTTCACCGTCTCCCAAAGACAATTCTACAAACTCTGCTACATCTCCGGCACTGTCGATTTCATATTTGGTAACGCTGCCGTTGTGTTCCAAAACTGCGTAATCTTAGTCAGAAAACCCTTAAACGGTCAAGCAAACATGATCACCGCCCAAGGCCGCGGCGATCCATTTCAAAACACCGGAATTTCAATCCACAACTGTCGCGTGGTACCATCTCCAGACCTGATTCCGGTGGTGGGCTCCGTTCAGACCTACTTAGGTCGGCCATGGCAAGAATTTTCAAGAACGGTTTTCTTGAAAACGTATATGGATAGTTTTATCAATCCGAAAGGGTGGTCCCCATGGGGGAATACTGATTTTGCTTTTAGCACGTTGTATTACGGTGAATACAGTTGTTTTGGTAGTGGGGCCGCCTTAGAAAACCGTGTGAACTGGACCGGATACCATGCGCAAATGAGCTTGAGTGAAGCTTATGACTTCACGGTTGAAGGACTTATAGCTGGGAGACAATGGTTGCCCGCCACCGGTGTGTCGTTTACTGCTGGAATGTGA
- the LOC111904047 gene encoding pentatricopeptide repeat-containing protein At5g62370 isoform X1 → MIKNNRIHHKPHLFKSFFKSIRKSFATSPLPLSDPSSGPSFSTVTPCEEDHRSLCFSLAENLIKRGLLSSARRVIQRLISQSTTVTDEISVINFAVFQGLEPDFSTYSSLICRLVNAGETRVAENLYIDRILRRRLKPDAPLLSSMTICYCKLGKLKEENDHFQKLIGLKSFSIGRACSDLLREVFAQNRFFDAYDYFVRVNDAGILLPVSCYNMLIAGLSFRGYVDEALQVFDTMLERGVPSVSHLWKSLVFGFCKMERVEEAELLSAEMESHGFYVDKVMYTSLINGYCKNKKIKMGMRLFYKMLKIGCQPDAYTYNTLIQGFVNCGLFDKVWVLHKQVMELGLEPDVLTYQIMINKFCKEKKVDCALAMLSSMCSRDITPNVHCYTPIIPALYKENRVEIDELYQKMLDSGVIPDQVLFFTLVKEYPKGHELHLTLKILSAVAKYGCGIDPLVTTKNIEYKIDYLLGRIIESKPHLVNLAYSIYIIGLCMGGKSDAALHTVVFMVNLGFQPLISAFNSLIKCFCQEGFVEHATALIELMEGMGVFPDSTTYLVMISEHCKRGDVASAFDVLSQMDDKRMKPSVAIFDSIIGCLGKEKRVLDAHDMFRKMLQSGKKPDDVLYVRMINVYSKNGQAIEANRLFNHMIKHGIQPSSRAYSAIISGFIKKNMIEKGVMYLENMLKDGFMPNKVLYTSIIDQFLRKGELEFAFRLVSLMERGHIECDDITYITLISGISRNLQCYTGTWNDSHTKSGKEREKLYQLLCEKTLLPMEKDSRIFIRTHEDMKLFATKLIKGIKDTCDMPNLYLYNSILSGYCRMGKFEEAYEQIDMMQKQGVGPNQVTFTILINGHIQAGEIDVAVGLFNKMNSDGCIPDRIVYNIMIKGFCKNKRPIDALSLSYAMCKRGFAPSKIAYEYMLISLCDSRLVNEALSIFEDMMMGYNYLPSQHNGEWLFRILMEEKKWHEAQMVRDMMLDKGRKLPNPMRQRVLMKS, encoded by the coding sequence ATGATTAAGAATAATCGTATTCACCATAAACCACATTTATTCAAATCCTTCTTCAAATCAATAAGAAAATCATTCGCTACGAGCCCTCTACCCCTATCAGATCCTTCATCCGGCCCTTCATTTTCTACCGTTACCCCTTGTGAAGAAGACCATAGGTCATTGTGCTTTTCTCTTGCTGAAAACCTAATTAAACGTGGGCTTTTATCGTCTGCTCGAAGAGTTATTCAGCGTCTTATTTCACAGTCGACGACCGTCACTGATGAGATTTCCGTCATTAATTTTGCTGTCTTCCAAGGTCTGGAACCTGACTTCTCCACTTATTCTTCTCTCATTTGTAGACTTGTGAATGCGGGTGAAACCCGGGTAGCTGAAAATTTGTATATTGATAGGATACTGAGACGCAGACTTAAGCCTGACGCTCCATTGTTAAGTTCCATGACAATCTGTTATTGCAAATTAGGGAAACTCAAAGAGGAAAACGACCATTTCCAGAAGCTTATTGGGTTGAAGTCATTTTCTATTGGAAGAGCTTGTTCCGACCTACTCCGTGAGGTGTTTGCACAGAATAGATTCTTTGATGCATATGATTACTTTGTTAGGGTTAATGATGCTGGGATTTTACTTCCTGTTTCATGTTATAATATGCTGATCGCGGGGTTGTCATTTAGAGGGTACGTTGATGAAGCTCTCCAAGTGTTTGATACAATGCTTGAGAGAGGTGTTCCATCTGTATCTCATTTGTGGAAGTCACTTGTATTTGGTTTCTGTAAGATGGAGAGAGTTGAGGAGGCTGAACTGCTGAGTGCAGAGATggaatcccatggtttttatgtGGATAAGGTTATGTATACTAGTCTTATTAATGGTTACTGTAAGAACAAGAAAATAAAAATGGGGATGAGATTGTTTTATAAAATGCTCAAAATAGGTTGTCAGCCAGATGCTTATACTTACAATACATTGATTCAAGGGTTTGTTAATTGTGGATTATTTGATAAAGTGTGGGTTTTACACAAGCAAGTAATGGAGTTAGGACTAGAACCTGATGTGTTGACCTACCAGATTATGATCAACAAATTTTGTAAAGAAAAGAAAGTTGATTGTGCGTTGGCAATGCTAAGTAGTATGTGTAGTAGGGACATAACACCGAATGTCCATTGTTATACACCCATCATCCCTGCACTTTACAAAGAAAACAGGGTTGAAATTGATGAGTTATACCAAAAGATGCTGGATTCTGGAGTGATACCTGATCAAGTTTTGTTTTTTACACTAGTTAAGGAGTACCCAAAAGGGCATGAGCTTCATCTTACACTCAAGATTTTGAGTGCTGTTGCTAAATATGGTTGTGGTATTGACCCTTTAGTTACTACCAAGAACATTGAATACAAAATCGACTATCTTTTAGGTAGAATCATTGAAAGTAAGCCTCATCTTGTTAATCTGGCTTATAGTATTTACATTATTGGATTATGCATGGGAGGAAAAAGTGATGCTGCATTGCATACTGTGGTTTTCATGGTGAATCTTGGATTTCAGCCTTTGATCTCAGCTTTTAACTCCTTGATCAAGTGTTTCTGTCAAGAAGGATTTGTTGAGCATGCGACTGCCCTCATTGAACTCATGGAAGGCATGGGTGTTTTTCCAGACTCCACAACTTATTTGGTGATGATTAGTGAGCACTGCAAGCGTGGTGATGTGGCATCTGCCTTTGATGTTTTGAGTCAAATGGATGACAAGAGAATGAAGCCTAGTGTTGCTATATTTGATTCCATTATCGGTTGTTTGGGTAAAGAGAAGAGAGTTTTGGATGCACATGATATGTTCAGAAAGATGCTGCAAAGTGGTAAAAAACCTGATGATGTTTTGTATGTCAGAATGATAAATGTCTACTCCAAGAATGGACAAGCAATTGAAGCTAACAGACTTTTTAACCACATGATAAAACACGGGATACAACCGAGTTCACGTGCTTACTCAGCGATTATAAGTGGATTCATTAAGAAAAATATGATTGAAAAGGGTGTCATGTATCTTGAAAATATGTTGAAAGACGGTTTTATGCCAAATAAAGTGCTATATACCTCCATTATTGATCAGTTTTTAAGAAAAGGGGAGCTTGAATTTGCATTCAGACTAGTTTCATTAATGGAAAGAGGTCACATAGAGTGTGATGACATCACCTACATCACATTGATCAGTGGCATATCCAGGAATCTTCAATGTTACACAGGTACATGGAATGATTCTCATACAAAGTCTGGAAAAGAAAGGGAAAAGCTCTATCAGTTACTTTGTGAAAAGACATTGTTGCCCATGGAGAAGGATTCAAGGATTTTTATAAGAACCCATGAAGATATGAAGTTATTCGCAACGAAATTAATAAAAGGGATTAAAGATACTTGTGATATGCCTAATTTATACTTATACAACTCCATTCTATCTGGATATTGTCGAATGGGGAAGTTTGAGGAAGCATATGAACAAATTGATATGATGCAAAAACAAGGTGTGGGACCCAATCAGGTAACATTCACCATTCTGATCAATGGACATATTCAGGCAGGTGAAATTGATGTTGCTGTTGGGttgtttaacaaaatgaattcTGATGGCTGCATTCCAGATAGAATTGTATATAATATTATGATAAAAGGATTTTGTAAGAACAAGAGACCGATTGATGCGTTATCTCTTTCATATGCAATGTGTAAAAGAGGGTTTGCTCCTAGCAAAATTGCTTATGAGTACATGCTTATTAGTCTTTGTGATTCTCGTTTGGTGAATGAAGCATTGAGTATATTTGAAGATATGATGATGGGGTATAATTATTTACCTTCTCAACATAATGGTGAATGGTTGTTTCGGATTCTAATGGAAGAAAAGAAATGGCATGAAGCTCAAATGGTACGTGACATGATGCTTGATAAAGGAAGAAAGTTACCAAATCCAATGCGACAAAGAGTTTTAATGAAATCATGA
- the LOC111904047 gene encoding pentatricopeptide repeat-containing protein At5g62370 isoform X2, whose product MTICYCKLGKLKEENDHFQKLIGLKSFSIGRACSDLLREVFAQNRFFDAYDYFVRVNDAGILLPVSCYNMLIAGLSFRGYVDEALQVFDTMLERGVPSVSHLWKSLVFGFCKMERVEEAELLSAEMESHGFYVDKVMYTSLINGYCKNKKIKMGMRLFYKMLKIGCQPDAYTYNTLIQGFVNCGLFDKVWVLHKQVMELGLEPDVLTYQIMINKFCKEKKVDCALAMLSSMCSRDITPNVHCYTPIIPALYKENRVEIDELYQKMLDSGVIPDQVLFFTLVKEYPKGHELHLTLKILSAVAKYGCGIDPLVTTKNIEYKIDYLLGRIIESKPHLVNLAYSIYIIGLCMGGKSDAALHTVVFMVNLGFQPLISAFNSLIKCFCQEGFVEHATALIELMEGMGVFPDSTTYLVMISEHCKRGDVASAFDVLSQMDDKRMKPSVAIFDSIIGCLGKEKRVLDAHDMFRKMLQSGKKPDDVLYVRMINVYSKNGQAIEANRLFNHMIKHGIQPSSRAYSAIISGFIKKNMIEKGVMYLENMLKDGFMPNKVLYTSIIDQFLRKGELEFAFRLVSLMERGHIECDDITYITLISGISRNLQCYTGTWNDSHTKSGKEREKLYQLLCEKTLLPMEKDSRIFIRTHEDMKLFATKLIKGIKDTCDMPNLYLYNSILSGYCRMGKFEEAYEQIDMMQKQGVGPNQVTFTILINGHIQAGEIDVAVGLFNKMNSDGCIPDRIVYNIMIKGFCKNKRPIDALSLSYAMCKRGFAPSKIAYEYMLISLCDSRLVNEALSIFEDMMMGYNYLPSQHNGEWLFRILMEEKKWHEAQMVRDMMLDKGRKLPNPMRQRVLMKS is encoded by the coding sequence ATGACAATCTGTTATTGCAAATTAGGGAAACTCAAAGAGGAAAACGACCATTTCCAGAAGCTTATTGGGTTGAAGTCATTTTCTATTGGAAGAGCTTGTTCCGACCTACTCCGTGAGGTGTTTGCACAGAATAGATTCTTTGATGCATATGATTACTTTGTTAGGGTTAATGATGCTGGGATTTTACTTCCTGTTTCATGTTATAATATGCTGATCGCGGGGTTGTCATTTAGAGGGTACGTTGATGAAGCTCTCCAAGTGTTTGATACAATGCTTGAGAGAGGTGTTCCATCTGTATCTCATTTGTGGAAGTCACTTGTATTTGGTTTCTGTAAGATGGAGAGAGTTGAGGAGGCTGAACTGCTGAGTGCAGAGATggaatcccatggtttttatgtGGATAAGGTTATGTATACTAGTCTTATTAATGGTTACTGTAAGAACAAGAAAATAAAAATGGGGATGAGATTGTTTTATAAAATGCTCAAAATAGGTTGTCAGCCAGATGCTTATACTTACAATACATTGATTCAAGGGTTTGTTAATTGTGGATTATTTGATAAAGTGTGGGTTTTACACAAGCAAGTAATGGAGTTAGGACTAGAACCTGATGTGTTGACCTACCAGATTATGATCAACAAATTTTGTAAAGAAAAGAAAGTTGATTGTGCGTTGGCAATGCTAAGTAGTATGTGTAGTAGGGACATAACACCGAATGTCCATTGTTATACACCCATCATCCCTGCACTTTACAAAGAAAACAGGGTTGAAATTGATGAGTTATACCAAAAGATGCTGGATTCTGGAGTGATACCTGATCAAGTTTTGTTTTTTACACTAGTTAAGGAGTACCCAAAAGGGCATGAGCTTCATCTTACACTCAAGATTTTGAGTGCTGTTGCTAAATATGGTTGTGGTATTGACCCTTTAGTTACTACCAAGAACATTGAATACAAAATCGACTATCTTTTAGGTAGAATCATTGAAAGTAAGCCTCATCTTGTTAATCTGGCTTATAGTATTTACATTATTGGATTATGCATGGGAGGAAAAAGTGATGCTGCATTGCATACTGTGGTTTTCATGGTGAATCTTGGATTTCAGCCTTTGATCTCAGCTTTTAACTCCTTGATCAAGTGTTTCTGTCAAGAAGGATTTGTTGAGCATGCGACTGCCCTCATTGAACTCATGGAAGGCATGGGTGTTTTTCCAGACTCCACAACTTATTTGGTGATGATTAGTGAGCACTGCAAGCGTGGTGATGTGGCATCTGCCTTTGATGTTTTGAGTCAAATGGATGACAAGAGAATGAAGCCTAGTGTTGCTATATTTGATTCCATTATCGGTTGTTTGGGTAAAGAGAAGAGAGTTTTGGATGCACATGATATGTTCAGAAAGATGCTGCAAAGTGGTAAAAAACCTGATGATGTTTTGTATGTCAGAATGATAAATGTCTACTCCAAGAATGGACAAGCAATTGAAGCTAACAGACTTTTTAACCACATGATAAAACACGGGATACAACCGAGTTCACGTGCTTACTCAGCGATTATAAGTGGATTCATTAAGAAAAATATGATTGAAAAGGGTGTCATGTATCTTGAAAATATGTTGAAAGACGGTTTTATGCCAAATAAAGTGCTATATACCTCCATTATTGATCAGTTTTTAAGAAAAGGGGAGCTTGAATTTGCATTCAGACTAGTTTCATTAATGGAAAGAGGTCACATAGAGTGTGATGACATCACCTACATCACATTGATCAGTGGCATATCCAGGAATCTTCAATGTTACACAGGTACATGGAATGATTCTCATACAAAGTCTGGAAAAGAAAGGGAAAAGCTCTATCAGTTACTTTGTGAAAAGACATTGTTGCCCATGGAGAAGGATTCAAGGATTTTTATAAGAACCCATGAAGATATGAAGTTATTCGCAACGAAATTAATAAAAGGGATTAAAGATACTTGTGATATGCCTAATTTATACTTATACAACTCCATTCTATCTGGATATTGTCGAATGGGGAAGTTTGAGGAAGCATATGAACAAATTGATATGATGCAAAAACAAGGTGTGGGACCCAATCAGGTAACATTCACCATTCTGATCAATGGACATATTCAGGCAGGTGAAATTGATGTTGCTGTTGGGttgtttaacaaaatgaattcTGATGGCTGCATTCCAGATAGAATTGTATATAATATTATGATAAAAGGATTTTGTAAGAACAAGAGACCGATTGATGCGTTATCTCTTTCATATGCAATGTGTAAAAGAGGGTTTGCTCCTAGCAAAATTGCTTATGAGTACATGCTTATTAGTCTTTGTGATTCTCGTTTGGTGAATGAAGCATTGAGTATATTTGAAGATATGATGATGGGGTATAATTATTTACCTTCTCAACATAATGGTGAATGGTTGTTTCGGATTCTAATGGAAGAAAAGAAATGGCATGAAGCTCAAATGGTACGTGACATGATGCTTGATAAAGGAAGAAAGTTACCAAATCCAATGCGACAAAGAGTTTTAATGAAATCATGA
- the LOC111904084 gene encoding trehalose-phosphate phosphatase A: protein MDIKSNHNAPTLTDPTPINKPRLGLYDALLPYSSGAVFSPGLFLKVQWKKPGLHNWLDAMKSSSPTHQKLTKASVSGIDTSSNDVATVAYCNWLVKYPSALTSFEHIMKYANSKRIALFLDYDGTLSPIVDNPDLAFMSDAMRAVVKNVAKYIPTAIISGRSRDKVHEFVGLQELYYAGSHGMDIMSPGKEGEDGNLFQPASEFLAMINEVYKSLVETTKEIKGAKVENNKFCVSVHYRNVDEKSWQTVAQYVQNILKDYPRLRLTHGRKVLEVRPVLKWDKGKAVEFLLESLGLNNCDDVLPIYIGDDRTDEDAFKFLREGGGGFGILVSCAPKESSAFYSLRDPSEVMEFLKLLVMNKKSSPL, encoded by the exons ATGGACATTAAGTCGAATCACAATGCACCTACACTAACGGACCCCACACCAATAAACAAACCAAGATTAGGACTTTATGATGCTTTGTTACCATATTCATCTGGAGCAGTCTTCTCTCCTGGCCTTTTTTTAAAAGTCCAATGGAAAAAGCCTGGACTACATAATTGGTTGGATGCAATGAAGTCCTCATCTCCCACTCATCAAAAACTAACAAAAGCTTCTGTTTCTGGAATTGACACGTCATCAAATGACGTGGCGACGGTTGCTTATTGCAATTGGCTTGTCAAATATCCCTCTGCACTCACCTCCTTTGAACATATTATGAAATATGCAAATAGTAAAAGAATAGCATTGTTTCTTGATTATGATGGAACTTTATCACCGATTGTGGACAACCCTGATCTTGCCTTCATGTCTGATGCT ATGCGGGCTGTTGTGAAAAATGTGGCCAAATACATCCCAACAGCAATCATCAGTGGTAGAAGTCGTGACaag GTACACGAGTTTGTAGGGTTACAAGAACTCTATTATGCCGGTAGTCATGGGATGGACATCATGAGTCCCGGCAAGGAG GGTGAAGATGGTAACTTGTTCCAGCCTGCTAGTGAATTTCTAGCAATGATCAATGAG GTTTATAAGTCACTTGTTGAAACAACCAAAGAAATCAAAGGAGCAAAAGTGGAGAACAATAAGTTTTGTGTCTCCGTACACTACCGCAATGTAGATGAAAAG AGTTGGCAAACAGTGGCGCAATATGTACAAAACATTTTGAAAGACTATCCACGTCTGCGATTGACACATGGGAGAAAG GTTTTGGAGGTACGTCCGGTGCTTAAGTGGGATAAGGGAAAGGCGGTTGAATTCTTGCTTGAGTCACTTG GGTTAAATAATTGTGATGATGTGCTCCCGATATATATTGGAGATGATAGAACTGATGAGGATGCATTCAAG TTTTTAAGAGAAGGTGGTGGAGGTTTTGGGATCTTGGTGTCTTGTGCCCCGAAAGAAAGCAGTGCGTTTTACTCCCTCCGGGATCCATCAGAG GTGATGGAATTTCTAAAATTACTGGTGATGAATAAGAAGTCGAGTCCACTATAA